Sequence from the Janthinobacterium lividum genome:
CGCCGCATCGCGCTGCTGCTGGGCGCGTCCGACGCGAAGATGGCGCAAGCCATCGACTTGCCGGCGCTGGTGCTGGCCAAGGGACCGGGCGCCAGCCGCGCCGACCACGAGATGTACCTGGTGGCCGTCGGCCGCATGGCGAAAAGCACCTTGAAACTGGGCGTGGTGGCCCTGCAAAAGGCCAGCGCGCAGCTGACGCCGCAGGAACAGGCCATCGGCTGGGCCAGCCTGGCCTTGCAAGCGTCGTATTCGCTGGCACCGGAAGCATTTGAATATTGGCAAAAAACCAATGGCGCGCCCTTGACCCAGGAGCAGATGCAGTGGAAGGCGCGTATCGCCTTGCGCGAAGGCAACTGGCCCGTGGTGAAGTCTTCCATCCAGGCCATGCCGGCCTCGCTGCGCGCCGACCCCACCTGGGTCTACTGGCTGGCGCGCGCGCAGCAGGCGGAAACGCCGGGTCGCCCGAACCCGCAGGCGGACGCCCTGTACCGCACGATTTCCGAGCAATCGAATTTCTATGGCTTGCTGGCCAATGAAGAGCTGGGCAACCACCTGGTCTTGCCGCCGCCGGGCCAGCCGATCTCGCCAACGGAAATCGCCGCCATGGCTGCCAATCCGGGCTTGCAGCGTGCCTTGAAATTTTTCAATATGCGCTTGCGCTTTGAAGGCACGCGCGAGTGGAACTGGGAATTGCGTTCGATGACGGACCGCCAGCATCTGGCGGCCGCGGAATTTGCGCGCCAGAACAATGTGCTCGACCGCATGGTCAACACCTCGGACCGCACGCGCCTGGAAGTGGACTATACGCAGCGCTACCCGACGCCGCATGACGACGTCATGCATCCGGCCACGCAAACACTGGGCCTGGACAAGGCCTGGGTGTATGGCCTGATCCGCCAGGAATCGCGCTTCATCATGGATGCGCAGTCGCACGTGGGCGCATCTGGCCTGATGCAGGTGATGCCGTCGACGGCCCGTTATGTCGCCAAGAAGATCGGCCTTACCGATTTCGTTACGGAAACCTTGAGCGACGTGCGCACCAACGTCTTGCTGGGCACGAATTACCTGAACATGGTGCTTGGCGGTCTCGACGGTTCGCAAGTGCTGGCCAGCGCCGCCTACAACGCGGGGCCGGGGCGCTTGCGCATCTGGCGCGCCACCATGACGCGTCCACTGGAAGGCGCCGTCTTTGCCGAGATCATTCCGTACACGGAAACGCGCGGCTACGTGAAAAACGTGATGGCCAACGCCACCTATTACGCGGCCCTGTTCGAGAAGAGCCCGCAGTCGCTGAAAGCGCGCCTGGGTACCGTGGGGCCGAAAAACAGCGCTGTTTCTGCCGATTTGCCATCATCCAACTAAAGCACGCCGACCATGCAAACGACCATCCTTGATCCCAGCCTGACGCAAACCCTGGCCGCCGCGCGCGAACCGGGCCTGACCCTCATCATCGGCAACAAGAATTACTCATCGTGGTCGATGCGCCCGTGGGTGGCCATGACGGCCTTCGGCATCCCGTTCCAGGAAGTGCGCGTGCTGCTCGACCAGAGCGACACGGCCACCAAAATTGCCGAGTATTCCGCCTGCGGCCGGGTCCCCGTGCTGCTGGCCGGCGAGATCACAATCTGGGACAGCCTGGCCATCTGCGAATACCTGGCCGAGCAGTTTCCGGATAAACACATGTGGCCGCAAGACGTGGCCGCGCGCGCCATGGCGCGTTGTGTCTGCGCGGAAATGCATTCCGGCTTCGCCGGCTTGCGCACGGATATGTCGATGAATATCAAGGCGAAGTTGCCGGGCCGGGGCCGCACGGCCGCCGCGCAGGCCGACATTGGCCGCATCAGCGAAATATGGGAAGAGTGTCTGTCCCGCTTTGGCCACCACCAGTTCCTGTTTGGCGACTTTTCCATCGCCGACGCATATTTCGCGCCCGTCGTCATGCGTTTCCGCACGTACGGTGTGAGCCTGGCGCCGGCCCTGAATGCGTATTGCGAGCGCGTGCAGGCGCACCCGGCCGTGGCCCGCTGGATCACGGAAGCGCTGGCGGAAACGGAAGTCGCTGCCAAGCACGACGCGGAACTGCCTGATTAAGAAAAGAGTGTTATGAAGATATACACGGTCGGTGGCGCGGTGCGCGACCAACTGCTGGGCTTGCCCGTGAAAGACCACGACCACGTCGTCGTGGGCGCCACGCCGGAAGACATGCTGCGCCAGGGCTTCCGCCCCGTCGGCAAGGATTTCCCCGTCTTCCTGCACCCGAAGACGCAGGAAGAATACGCCCTGGCCCGCACGGAACGCAAGACGGCGCCCGGCTACCGGGGCTTCGTCTTCCACACGGCGCCCGACGTCACGCTGGAAGACGACCTGGTGCGGCGTGATCTCACCATCAACGCCATCGCCCAGGCCGGAGACGGAACCTTGACCGACCCGTTCGGCGGCATCGAGGATATTCGCAACAAAATCTTCCGCCACGTCTCCGACGCGTTTGGCGAAGACCCCGTGCGCATCTTGCGCCTGGCCCGCTTTGCCGCCCGTTTTCATAGTTTCACTGTCGCACCCGCCACCATGGAGCTGATGCGCCGCATGGTGCAGGACGGCGAAGTCGACGCCCTCGTGGCCGAACGCGTGTGGCAGGAAGTGGCCAAGGGGCTGATGGAAAGCCATCCATCGCGCATGCTGACGGTGCTGCACGAGTGCGGTGCCCTGGCGCGCATCATGGGGGAAATCGCGCTGAGCGAACGCTTGCTGCACGTGATCGACCATGCCGCCGCGCAAGGTCATGACTTGCCCGTGCGCTTTGCTGTACTGATGCTGGCTGTGCCGTTGGCGCAGATCAACGCGCTGAGCGAGCGCCTGCGCGTGCCCAACGACTGCCGCGAGCTGGCGGTGATGGCGGCGCGCGAGCAGGCGGCGGTCGCTGGCGCGCTGGCGTTGAGCGCCGAGGAACTGGTGAGCTTGTGCGAGCGCTGTGACGGACTGCGCAAGCCGCAGCGTTTCGTGCAGATGCTGGACGCCATCGCCTGCGATGTGCATGCACGGGATCCCGTGTTTCCACAGTCCGCCTGGCTGCAAGCCATGCTGGCGGCCGTGCGCGGCGTGGATGCGGGTGCGCTGGCGCAAGCGTGCGCACAGGAACCGAAGCGCATTCCGGCCGTCATCCATGCTGCGCGGGTCGAGGCCGTCACGAACGTGATCAGCAGCCGGGAACTGCCATGACCCTGCCCAAATTGTTCCAGAACCCGTTTCGCCGCTGGCTCAGCCGTAGCGGCGGCGGGCGTCCGACCGTGCTCGTCAAGCAGTTGCATGAGCGCGACCGGCGCCGCATGATGAAGCATTTCCTGTCGCTCGAGAAAAGCGACCGGCTGCTGCGCTTCGGCAGCGCCTTGCCCGATGAATTGGTGGCTCAGTACGTGCAGAAGATGGATTTCTCGCGCGACATGATCTACGGCGTCTACAACAGCCTGTTCAAACTGGTGGGGGTGGGGCATCTGGCGTTCGCGCCGAAGGACAAGTCGCCGGCGAAAAGTATCGTCACGGACAAGGAACAGGTGGCCGAGTTTGGCGTGTCCGTGTCGAAATCCATGCGCGGCATGGGGGTCGGTTCAAAGCTGTTCGAACGGGCGGCGATCCACTGCCGTAACAACGATGTCGATACCCTGTACATGCATTGTTTGTCGTCCAACAAGACGATGATGCATATCGCCAAGAAGGCGGGCATGGAAATCCAGCGCGACTATGGCGAAGCCGATGCATACCTGAAACTATTGCCGCCAAACCCGTCGAGCATGCTGCAGGAAGCCGTGCAGGAACAGTTCGCCATGTTCGACTACACGTTCAAGGCCAACGCGCGCGCCGCGTTCAAACTGTGGGATCGCTTGCCGGGGCGTAAGAAGAAGCCCGGGCCGCCATCACAATAAGGGCAGGGCCGTCGTATCCTTGATGCGCTGCAAGGCAAAGCTTGATTTCACATCCAGCACGGCCGGGTGGCGCAGCAGCGTCGCCATCATGAAGCGCGAAAAGTGCTCCATGTCTTCCACGTGCACGCGCAGCAGGTAATCCATCTCACCCGTCATCGCATAGCAGGCCACCACTTCCGGCCATTGCGCCACGGCCACGGCGAAGTCGGCGCGCGGCGACGTGTTCGTCACCAGATTGGGCGCCAGCACGCGCGCCGTGCTGTGCGCGGTGGCGTCGCTGTGCTTTTCCAGCCGTACGTTCACGTAGGCCAGCAAGCCCAGGCCGATCTTTTCCGGGTCCAGCAGGGCCACGTACTGGCGGATCACGCCCGCTTCTTCCAGCCGTTTGACGCGGCGCAAGCATGGCGACGGCGACAGGCTGACCTGCTCGGCCACGTCCTGATTCGACAGGCGGCCATCGGCCTGCAGGACGGCGAGGATCTTGCGATCCGTTTTATCCAGCGTAATTTTGCTCATGCTTCCTCCGGTGGTTCTTGTTTCACGCAATATTATTGCGCAAATCATGATTGTTCGGGAGATCTTTGGCATTTAATGCCCACAGACCGCGCCTATACTGTGCGCTACTTCTTGGAGGAGACATCATGCAATTTCAGCCTTGGGATAACCCGATGGGTACCGATGGTTTCGAGTTCGTCGAGTATGCAGCACCAGACCCAAAAGCATTGGGCAAGCTGTTCGAGAACATGGGCTTCACGGCCATCGCGCGCCACCGCCACAAGGATGTGACCCTGTACCGTCAGGGTGACATCAATTTCATCATCAATGCCGAACAAGATTCGTTCGCGCAGCGTTTTGCCCGCCATCACGGCCCGTCCGTGTGCGCCATCGCCATCCGCGTCGACGACGCGGCCTTCGTGTACCGCCGCGCGCTGGAACTGGGCGCCTGGGGTTTCGATAACAAAACAGGTCCGATGGAGCTGAATATCCCCGCCATCAAGGGCGTGGGCGATTCGCTGCTGTACTTCGTCGACCGCTGGCGCGGCAAGGGCGCCGATAAGCCGGACGCGGCCGCACCAGGCGGCATCGGCGACATCAGCATCTATGACGTCGACTTCGTCGCCATTCCCGGCGCCGTTGCCAACCCGGTCGGCCATGGCCTGACCTATATTGACCACCTGACGCACAATGTGCACCGTGGCCGCATGAAGGAATGGGCCGGTTTCTATGAAAACCTGTTCAACTTCCGCGAAGTGCGCTACTTCGATATCGAAGGCAAGCATACGGGCCTGAAGTCGAAAGCCATGACTTCGCCATGCGGCAAGATCCGCATCCCGATCAACGAATCGTCGGACGACAAGTCGCAGATCGCCGAATACCTGGACCAGTACCATGGCGAAGGCATCCAGCATATCGCGCTGGGCACCGATGATATCTACGGCTCCGTGCAAGGCATGCGTGATACGGGTATCGATTTCCAGGACACGATTGAAACTTACTATGAGCTGGTCAACCGCCGCCTGCCGAACCACGGCGAGCAGCTGGAAGAACTGCGCCGCCTGCGCATCCTGATCGATGGCCACAGCACGGAAAACGAACGCGAACTGCTGCTGCAAATCTTCACGCAGACGGTGATCGGCCCGATCTTCTTCGAGATCATCCAGCGCAAGGGCGACCAGGGCTTCGGCGAAGGCAATTTCCGCGCCCTGTTCGAATCGATCGAGCTGGACCAGATCAAGCGCGGCGTGCTGAAAGATACGAACGCGGCGTAATGTTGCTTTGTAACAAATAGTAGTAAAAAGAGTACCGGCCCGGGAGTGCAGCGCAGCAAAGAACTGCGCGCATTCCTGTGGTAGTCTACGACAAACAAGTCATTTTTCCGCACCGGCATGCTCACAAAGCGCGGCCGGTACGTGTGAGTTCAACCGACTTTGCACGCGTAGCACAGAGAATAATGGAGACAAGTAATGAATGCACCAATCAAGGGCTCGAGTCTTGAGCCGGGCGCGCACGCGTCTGAAATTTCCCTGAACGACAAATACACCTTGGAGCGTGGCCGCGCCTTCATGACGGGCACGCAAGCGCTGATCCGCCTGCCCATGCTGCAGCGCGAGCGCGACCTGAAGGCTGGCCTGAATACGGCCGGCTACATCACCGGTTACCGCGGTTCGCCTGTGACGTCCGTCGACATGACGGCGATCAAGGCCAAGAAGTACCTCGATGAGCACCACGTCAAATTCCACCCGGGCCTGAATGAAGACCTGGCCGCCACGGCCGTCTGGGGCACGCAGCAAACGAATCTGTTCGAAGACGCGAAATACGATGGCGTGTTCGGCATGTGGTACGGCAAGGGCCCCGGCGTCGACCGTTGCGGCGACGTGTTCAAGCACGCCAATAATGCCGGCTCCGCCAAGCACGGCGGCGTGCTGGTGCTGGCCGGCGACGACCATG
This genomic interval carries:
- a CDS encoding lytic transglycosylase domain-containing protein, giving the protein MISPLKWIAGTMLCVASALSPLAALAQVAATVAPAAPDTRSEDDAFLLLRDAARKDDVEKADFYAGRLTNYQIPSYVDYYRLKPRIKLLTEVQFRDYLNRYKGSAIADRFRNDWLLELGRKRDWVVFDEQYPQFALDDDTQLKCYALMSRAAKGQNVASEARNLLVSPPGYGEACGSLIAALAQNGQFDTNDLWAQIRLAGQTNATGPARRIALLLGASDAKMAQAIDLPALVLAKGPGASRADHEMYLVAVGRMAKSTLKLGVVALQKASAQLTPQEQAIGWASLALQASYSLAPEAFEYWQKTNGAPLTQEQMQWKARIALREGNWPVVKSSIQAMPASLRADPTWVYWLARAQQAETPGRPNPQADALYRTISEQSNFYGLLANEELGNHLVLPPPGQPISPTEIAAMAANPGLQRALKFFNMRLRFEGTREWNWELRSMTDRQHLAAAEFARQNNVLDRMVNTSDRTRLEVDYTQRYPTPHDDVMHPATQTLGLDKAWVYGLIRQESRFIMDAQSHVGASGLMQVMPSTARYVAKKIGLTDFVTETLSDVRTNVLLGTNYLNMVLGGLDGSQVLASAAYNAGPGRLRIWRATMTRPLEGAVFAEIIPYTETRGYVKNVMANATYYAALFEKSPQSLKARLGTVGPKNSAVSADLPSSN
- a CDS encoding glutathione S-transferase family protein; amino-acid sequence: MQTTILDPSLTQTLAAAREPGLTLIIGNKNYSSWSMRPWVAMTAFGIPFQEVRVLLDQSDTATKIAEYSACGRVPVLLAGEITIWDSLAICEYLAEQFPDKHMWPQDVAARAMARCVCAEMHSGFAGLRTDMSMNIKAKLPGRGRTAAAQADIGRISEIWEECLSRFGHHQFLFGDFSIADAYFAPVVMRFRTYGVSLAPALNAYCERVQAHPAVARWITEALAETEVAAKHDAELPD
- a CDS encoding GNAT family N-acetyltransferase, producing the protein MTLPKLFQNPFRRWLSRSGGGRPTVLVKQLHERDRRRMMKHFLSLEKSDRLLRFGSALPDELVAQYVQKMDFSRDMIYGVYNSLFKLVGVGHLAFAPKDKSPAKSIVTDKEQVAEFGVSVSKSMRGMGVGSKLFERAAIHCRNNDVDTLYMHCLSSNKTMMHIAKKAGMEIQRDYGEADAYLKLLPPNPSSMLQEAVQEQFAMFDYTFKANARAAFKLWDRLPGRKKKPGPPSQ
- a CDS encoding Lrp/AsnC family transcriptional regulator; amino-acid sequence: MSKITLDKTDRKILAVLQADGRLSNQDVAEQVSLSPSPCLRRVKRLEEAGVIRQYVALLDPEKIGLGLLAYVNVRLEKHSDATAHSTARVLAPNLVTNTSPRADFAVAVAQWPEVVACYAMTGEMDYLLRVHVEDMEHFSRFMMATLLRHPAVLDVKSSFALQRIKDTTALPLL
- the hppD gene encoding 4-hydroxyphenylpyruvate dioxygenase, translating into MQFQPWDNPMGTDGFEFVEYAAPDPKALGKLFENMGFTAIARHRHKDVTLYRQGDINFIINAEQDSFAQRFARHHGPSVCAIAIRVDDAAFVYRRALELGAWGFDNKTGPMELNIPAIKGVGDSLLYFVDRWRGKGADKPDAAAPGGIGDISIYDVDFVAIPGAVANPVGHGLTYIDHLTHNVHRGRMKEWAGFYENLFNFREVRYFDIEGKHTGLKSKAMTSPCGKIRIPINESSDDKSQIAEYLDQYHGEGIQHIALGTDDIYGSVQGMRDTGIDFQDTIETYYELVNRRLPNHGEQLEELRRLRILIDGHSTENERELLLQIFTQTVIGPIFFEIIQRKGDQGFGEGNFRALFESIELDQIKRGVLKDTNAA